From the Lytechinus variegatus isolate NC3 chromosome 5, Lvar_3.0, whole genome shotgun sequence genome, the window ttatatacaacaacaaacgttagaggcggatatccagtaagggggcgtggtggtgtgccctctaaaaagaggaaaataggaaggaaaaaaagcaggatttatcttggtgaagatgatagtggtggtgatggtggcggtgatgatgatgatgatgatgataataatgatggtggtagtggtgataaagatgagaatgaagttggtgacgatgatatgatgatgatgtaattttgtctttaaaaaaataatagtgcaaaggcgcaatcatttaaagtttattatgaaaatagcagaaaaaaataatttgaaaaattgtacgtatgcgtatggaaaatctatcccccaccaaaaaagaaaaaaagtgagattttgttttgttatttgtgacggcgtaggcctatgcgaacagctgtgtgatataattatggtaaaaaaagtaaatgaaatgccaagaaatacatgataatgacttttattgtacattcagtatatcagtagataaattcatactcgttccaaaaaaagaagaaagtgggtatattatggaccattaaaaatgggcagttgctctatatattatattacatagaatatatagagcaactgctcgtgtgtagcggtaagttattcacctgatctacataattcatgcggcgcacggcgcgtgcgcaatgtttaataattattgttgtgaatacaatgaatgtcatcaaaaacataataacacagatcaaatagtgccagctcgacgcgcaaaatgagaaaaaaaatatatattttctgccctgataatttgataaccctaacctaacccaatttctaagtatttttatcataaacaggataactatatacaatgattgaaattaactttatattcttttgcgaacaaaatgaatatgaaagacagctttttgataaagaacacagttttagagcgttagagcgcgatttatacctacaaccgctaacataggcggatccagggggccgaggggcccgggcccccctattggcggagcaaaaaaagaaaaaaaaagaaaggaaaaaagaaaaggaagggaaaagagaggaaaaaagaagaaaggcaaacataagaggaggaacatgattaaatgaaataacattaggggaagactctgaaaataatttttttttaaatctatttgttaggataaaaaattttcgctcgcgcttcgcgccttattgtcttttagggtatttgcatatcttgctcaatatggagcttgaaaaatcaaactttgaagtcattatacaaaacatatttcagctgggaaattgaaatttcattattttgtttcatttacaaattgatttttaaaaagtgctctgtaaaaatgtctgtgatatcatctgaacattatcattttctgcttgcgctgcgcgctcgcaaaatttgaattttcaggtacgtattattttcctgtattccataaagttctcaaaaagttccctattcaggtcagattgttaaaacgtatcagctagcgccgcacgctatagcatttggattagtcggttatgtatatcccaatattaattctaaatcaaactaatttgatgacagtaatttcaaaaacttcgactcgcgatttctgctcgcattgatagatatataatgcctcttatgcataattacaaagtgctttaaatgtccagttttcaggccataaaattaacacatttcgcgctcccatgcgagagaaataggaagatggtcatcaatttcatatgatgacataatgccctcatagcatgttccggtcctatgtaaaaactcaaagtaataaaaataaaatacatcagctcttttttaactgtgatccatcacaattcacaattttcccacaaagtgtttgcattacagagcttaaattcaccctttgttatatcatatatttttagctcgcgctttgcgctctctttattgattttcatgataagaaagttacttagaatacccaaattctaggtcgaaatctaaaacacacgttaattcagatacgcagattgttctctatttaaatcattatccagtttcagatcacaatatcaaaaagtgtctgctcgcggataaataacttatccttttcatgataaaacatgaatagtgcgtccagaatctttccccataattttgtttacccatcacatttctcctattttctcctcccttttattttccattaatttttctttcgttcactttttttctgtcctcttttcccataatttattttacccatcacatttctccctatttactcttcccttttattttccattaatttttctttcgttcactttttttctgtcgccttttcccttctaagttctatttttttttctcgtctcaccgcttttcctcatccccagccctcgatcgacgcccgtgcagattcgcaaacaataacAAGAGtatatgtctacttgcaagggcggaaatctctccccaaaggtagggggaccaggggctggaaaatttgacaagcaaaaaacaaacaaaaaaagaaggtttatcaccctctaaagaaggtcatcttgaccaaaagaaatttgacaagcaaacaagcaaaaaaaagggggcatgccaaaagtaagatcgtctcttccaaaatacatttcgaatttgaacgacatgaccaaaaatagtagggggacatttcataatgtgccccctactattttgggtgaggggacatgtcccccggccctggggtttgcgcccatgtgggtgggggtgttgcgcctccctatcgggatcatatcacagcgagtatacactcttccatattggaagagtgtttactcgctgagatttcgatctcacacataattttataaaaaaaatagaacagctacgccttgaacacaggccaaaatgcctaacgatttctccgcggcattaacaactctcgtaaagggcgctccatttataaataacgttgcatgaacagctctctatggcgacgaaatttaccgcggaattgcagccagcagcgtgggaaattggcagaaaattcaagaagagaaccggtgagtaccgatttaacagtattcatgtattaattaatatttatttaatcataagaataatttttttttacggaaagaaagcttagttctaagctagggcggcccaaatgcgcgtgagtggagtcccagtttcttaacacgggtaagtattgcggtgtcgcctagagtgctaccaccctgcctgtggggaatctacagctaggactatggtatgccaatgttgtccagagcattgatggattgatatgtagacctttgttttttatcatttgctCCATGCAGGTTTATAATTCAATGGTATTGATCATCAATCTTTGCTTCAAAGATGACATCTGTTGGATTTGCTCCATGCACTCTAATTCACCAGATGGTTTTCCTGTTGATGATGTGTAACTCTCCTGGTATTGGGGCCTCTATACCCAGTCAACATGAGACAATACAAAGTACACCTCGTGTTGTTCCCgaaagaaataatgaacatGTTCCACATCTTCCAGGTCATTTGAAACCATTAGGGTCTCATAGGTGAGTGACACAGGGGCTCGTTTCTTATAACTTGTTTTGATAACAAATTTTTAGTAACAGTTTAAATATACTAAAATCGTTCAATCTAATTGTCTAATAGTAatcttgttatagaaattgtgcgtTTGTTATTATGACAAGCCTTTATGAAACGGAGCCATGGTTGGCATTAATGAcagtaattacatgtataatgctaGCATTTTGGAATACTATTCATACTATTGACCAGGGATTGCCTTTCGCAGTTTGAAATAATGCAGACAGGACTCAAAATTTCCAAGTACTGTTTGTTCATCATTGAAAGATTGAATAACAGATCTCTAGAACTGAAGTCACAAGGAATGTGCCTAAAACACAGCCAGTAGGCATGTACTCATGGAAAATATATAAGCTAGTGTAAACTGATCGTACTGTCAGTAAATGCTTCGGTGACAAGTAGGCTAAGTCAATGTTTGATGAATATGATTTTCAGGTTGCATTTCTTAATGCTGTTCATAAGTTTCAAATATTGGTTTCTGTTAGTTTATGTCTTTGTTTATTAGGCCCCCAGAGGATCCTGGGATTGATGTCCTTCACAGAGTTCCAGATCCTTTAGACTTCTTCAATAATTACGTCAAGGATGGGAAGCCTGTGATCTTCAAAGGAGCAGCCCGGAATATGGATTCGTATAAGCTATGGACAGACAAATATCTCAGGTAAAGTAGTGATTGATTACATCACTACATGGTCTACCACcttttttaatgtacatgtatatataagtaTATACCTCACTGATATGCAGTAGTGCCCAATTGAagaaccatccctttaatatccTGAACCCTTCTTCTAAGGACCCTTAATTAATGATCTAATCCCATCCAATAAAACCCTTATTGTTAAAGGTTAAGGAACCCCCAATTGGGGAACAAAGAACTGCCTTCCCCCTTCCCAGAAATTAAACCCCCTTTTGTCCTAATTCAAACAAAGCAATACGACCTTTTTTCCAAAGACCCTTCCATTGAAATTTGTGTGGAGTATATGCATGGAATGTGGTTGTATGAATTGGTGTGCACCCTATATCTAGGGAGAGAGAGGGTCAGGACATTGCAGTGTGAACATCTACATCTTGACTGTTCACTTCACATCGGTACAAATATGAATACAGACATTCAAACAGCTCTAGTACATGATGGTGACTTTTATAAAAGTTTGATGACAGATCCAAAAATATGGACTCTTACAAACCATGGACAGACAAATAGTGAGGTAAATGCCAAAATTTTATGGCCATTttctacagtacatgtatgttgagaTGTTAATTTGCAAGTATGGTTAATGTAACTGAAACCCGAGTTGTAAgttgtttgtttatttaattaatatacattgtatattttttaaggtAGAAATTGTCATGAGTTGAATACAGGtcatccatttatttattcaacctCCAGCTGTTTtttggctgatttttcttttccagtGAACACTATGGCCATCTGAATGTGGAGGtggaggaaggaaagaaggagaaCAGGTCCAAGGAACTTTGGCATATGTCCCTGTCACAGTACATTCAGAGATACCAGGAGGAAGATGTCTATCTGGTCACTGATGTGCCTCCTGAGATGTTGGGTAAGTGTTGCTTCCTGCTCCTGTAGACAGTGTTGGAATATCAGTTTTCAAGAATTAGCCTTGGAAAATGGTCACTAATGTGCTTCCAGAGATGTCAGGTTAATCTTGCTTCCTGATTATGTTGACAGTGTGGGAATGTAAGTTTTCAAGAATAAGCCTGAATATGAGCCCAAGAAAAATGAGAAACCTGTGGACCATTAAACTTGAGTTTGTCATGGCCGCTTtggatatgattattttctggaataaacatacatgtagaatccTGAAAACTAGAGAGATTTAAAAGCCCCTGATGCTATTTTACAGTTACTCCTTGTGCAAGAATGAAAATTCTTTGAAACTTTTGCTTCCTACAGATGAGTTTTGCCTGCTAAGGTGTCTTCTCTGCGGTGGATTCTCTACATCGTTAGTGGATACCATCATGTGGTACAGCAGTGGAGGTACCAAGTCTGTTCTTCACTTTGATAGTGTTGACAACATCAACTGCATCATGGACGGGAGCAAGGAATTCTTTTTAGTTGACAAGGTAAAACATTACTACGATGGGATAAGCGATACAAATATTTTGCTATGAAtctccattttatttattcactaGATAGACTTAACACATACAGTACCATAATCTCacagcgccctccctcagaggatataggagTATGCATGTAAAGTCATCAGAGATTTGCCAGCTGCCTATCACCAGTGCATGCAAAGCAATGGCTTCAGTCACTAAGATGGCGGCGCGATGTTACGAGGTCAATGCATACGGTCTGTTAGCATTTCTGACACATGTATACACCCCTTTCTACAATTTACATATGCAGAAGCATTTGCACATTCAATTTTACATACAGAATTTAAGCGGTCTAATATTTACAGCCCTCACAGTATAAAGCCATCTGGGCCCCGTTGCTTTAAAAGttacaattatggtaactttgccatccaatggtgaCTTGTATGggatccttgattttgattggttggtgaTCAGCGTTATCATGGTAGTTACTAGTGAATGGTAAAGTTGCCATAGTAGTAACTTATATATCCTTCATTGATTAAATCCTCTAtagtgattggttcaaatagcatcatgtgaccaaatatatttcaactatgaTATTGCCCGATGTCACACCTCATATGTTTTTCGCTATACCAATATTCTGACATCATTATTTCAGAATACTGGATATTTAGCTAAACTCTCGGGCGCGCAGGCCAGGGAGCTGTCTCTCCGTGGCAAGTCCTGTGATGCGTCTGCACAGGCACTAATCTGCGTTACGTTGAGCGCGGTGGCTTGGAGAAAAGTAGATCAACGCAAGTAACCAGACTTTGTAAGCTCAGCACATAGATTTTGATtctaaattattaaaattaggaaacaaaacaaatatatcaggcgtttctttcgaaagcatagtgggaattattaatcctcggttg encodes:
- the LOC121415373 gene encoding bifunctional peptidase and arginyl-hydroxylase JMJD5-like, with product MTSVGFAPCTLIHQMVFLLMMCNSPGIGASIPSQHETIQSTPRVVPERNNEHVPHLPGHLKPLGSHRPPEDPGIDVLHRVPDPLDFFNNYVKDGKPVIFKGAARNMDSYKLWTDKYLSEHYGHLNVEVEEGKKENRSKELWHMSLSQYIQRYQEEDVYLVTDVPPEMSDEFCLLRCLLCGGFSTSLVDTIMWYSSGGTKSVLHFDSVDNINCIMDGSKEFFLVDKKEESSIKIDHPDQSFSAVDVDKVDLTKYPGLGQVPWYNVTMEKGDCLFIPYRWFHAVRSWGRNLAVNVWFVHQLWFNRTDCSDDLSTLPEYVALSSFKTRASSSELLRSEIANLITENGGLITIKEMYSIGLFQQSTEQQMSQLFHSLDENKDEKLSLEEAYSESFLEACRSADIRYDEEEDEDQYDDDVKEEDDDERGNEIEQSTVGEDEHEEL